GAGCATTTTAAAGATCCGCTCCATGTGTCACTTAACATGCTGGGTGAAGATCCTGCTAAAATGCTTCTTCCCGTCCTGGATGAACTTCCCGACTTACAAGACCGATGGACGCTCCTTTTTCTTCTGGCCGGGGCCAAGGCAAAAGAAGCTTCCCGCGCTATGCGGAGTCTTACTTTCTCGAACCAGGATCTTTTTACGGTAAAAAATATACTAGCTTCTGCAGAAACTCTGGCGAATGAAATAGTTTCGGAGCGGAAAGGATCCATGGAATCCTGTACCAGCGAAAAGCTCTGGAAGCTAACGGCTGTCCGCCAGTCCGGCATTTCTTTATTCTCGCTTGCCCGAATTGTGACGGCGGTATATCCCCGGTTCTATGCAAAGCCCGGTCGAAAAACGGAATCCCTTCAGGCGGGGACGCCTTTTTATGCCCTGCTTCATATTTTAGGAGAAGACATCTGGAAGAACGGAATCAGATGGCTTGAACAAATTCCTTGCAAAGAAGTTAAGGCATTGGCGATTACGGGCCGCGATCTTATGAAGCATTTTGATCAAAAAGGAGGGCCCTGGTTAAAAACGCTGCTGCAGTGCCTTTTGGAAAAAGTTGCACTAAATGTCCTTCCCAATGACCGCGAAAAGCTGCTTGAAGAGGCTGAACGATATATGATGAACTGGAATAAAGAAAGGAAAGCGCATGATTGAACGTATACTTGCCATGTTTGAACAGAACCCTGGTGAATATTTGTCCGGTGAGCAATTGAGCCGGGAACTCGGTGTGAGCCGGACGGCAATATGGAAGCATATCCAAGCCATGAAGCAACAGGGTTACCGGTTTGAAGCCTCCAGGAGGAAGGGATATAAACTTCTGGAAGAACCTGAACGTCTGGATGTCGAACGGCTTAAGAGCCTGCTTAAAACGGATATATTTGGACAGACTGTCCATTATGCTGAAGAAACGGCGTCTACTCAAAATCTGGCTGCAAGTCTTGTTTCAGAAGGGGCCAAGCACGGCACATTAGTAGTGGCGGATGCCCAGAATCAGGGAAGGGGGCGCCACGGCAGGCACTGGTTTTCTCCAAAGGGAAAAGGCATCTATATGAGTTTGCTTCTTAGGCCTAAAGTGCCGATTTTCTTCGCTCCGCAGCTTACTCTTGTGGCAGCGGTGGCCTTGTGCCGGACTATTCAAAAGCTGTATGGACTGAACATCGGAATAAAATGGCCCAATGATTTGCTAATCGGCGGGCGCAAAGTATCCGGGATTCTTCTGGAAATCAGTGGCGAAGATGAAAGACTGAAGCATATCATTGCCGGCATTGGAATTAGTGCGAATATAGAGGCCGGGGATTTTCCGGAGGACCTGCGCGAGGTAGCAACCTCTTTGGAAGCTGAACTGGGATATAAAGTGGACCGGGAGGAATTAATCGCGGCCTTTTTACAGGAATTC
This Paenibacillus larvae subsp. larvae DNA region includes the following protein-coding sequences:
- a CDS encoding CCA tRNA nucleotidyltransferase, which produces MNMKQAACSVIQQLHRHGYEAYFVGGCVRDELLGRPVKDFDIATAALPEQVMGCFEKVIPTGLQHGTVTILAEGFAFEVTTFRKESEYEQFRRPKEVCYITDLNEDLRRRDFTMNAMAIGLDGRIIDPFGGQEDLAKGLLRCVGQPDERYREDALRMLRAIRFASTYALRIEECSWQALLSAAPLLRHIAMERVRTELERMVAGPAPEHAVDLLLKSGLWEHFKDPLHVSLNMLGEDPAKMLLPVLDELPDLQDRWTLLFLLAGAKAKEASRAMRSLTFSNQDLFTVKNILASAETLANEIVSERKGSMESCTSEKLWKLTAVRQSGISLFSLARIVTAVYPRFYAKPGRKTESLQAGTPFYALLHILGEDIWKNGIRWLEQIPCKEVKALAITGRDLMKHFDQKGGPWLKTLLQCLLEKVALNVLPNDREKLLEEAERYMMNWNKERKAHD
- a CDS encoding biotin--[acetyl-CoA-carboxylase] ligase; protein product: MIERILAMFEQNPGEYLSGEQLSRELGVSRTAIWKHIQAMKQQGYRFEASRRKGYKLLEEPERLDVERLKSLLKTDIFGQTVHYAEETASTQNLAASLVSEGAKHGTLVVADAQNQGRGRHGRHWFSPKGKGIYMSLLLRPKVPIFFAPQLTLVAAVALCRTIQKLYGLNIGIKWPNDLLIGGRKVSGILLEISGEDERLKHIIAGIGISANIEAGDFPEDLREVATSLEAELGYKVDREELIAAFLQEFEQIYVLYMEKGFAPIRTLWEAQSISLHRTIRVRTSDGEFEGIAECLDDAGALVVRTPGNKIYKMYSGEVDIPAQPE